One Acinetobacter colistiniresistens DNA segment encodes these proteins:
- a CDS encoding CysB family HTH-type transcriptional regulator, translating into MNFQQLRIIRETVRQNFNLTEASAALYTSQSGVSKHIKDLEDELGVQLFVRKGKRLLGLTEPGQSLLSIVERMLVDADNIKRLADDFNKVDEGTLTIATTHTQARYVLPPIVNQFKKLFPKVHLVLQQASPVEIAEMLLQGEADIGIATESLTTEENLASVPYYEWHHSIITPKDHPLTKLDKISLDVLAEYPLITYHGGFTGRSKIDKAFEDAQLHADIVMSALDADVIKTYVELNMGVGIVNDVAYDAERDYRLQQIKTDIFGVNTTWIAVRKGHLLRGYGYEFISLCSPQTDIKALKKVAYPEE; encoded by the coding sequence ATGAACTTCCAACAACTCAGAATTATTCGAGAAACTGTTCGCCAAAACTTTAATTTGACTGAAGCATCTGCGGCACTTTATACCTCCCAATCTGGTGTCAGTAAACACATTAAAGATTTAGAAGATGAATTAGGTGTACAACTATTTGTCCGTAAAGGCAAACGTTTGCTTGGCCTAACCGAACCGGGTCAGTCCTTATTAAGCATTGTAGAACGCATGCTGGTCGATGCCGACAATATTAAACGTCTGGCCGATGATTTTAACAAAGTCGATGAAGGGACGCTCACAATTGCCACAACACATACACAGGCACGTTATGTCCTTCCGCCAATCGTTAACCAATTTAAAAAATTATTTCCAAAAGTACATTTGGTTTTACAACAGGCCAGTCCTGTTGAAATTGCAGAAATGTTGCTACAAGGTGAAGCAGATATCGGCATTGCAACTGAATCTTTGACCACAGAAGAGAATTTAGCCAGCGTGCCTTATTATGAGTGGCACCATAGCATCATTACGCCAAAAGATCACCCACTCACAAAACTAGATAAAATCAGCTTAGACGTATTAGCTGAATATCCTTTAATTACCTACCATGGTGGTTTCACAGGACGCTCTAAAATTGATAAAGCGTTTGAAGATGCACAATTGCATGCTGATATTGTGATGTCAGCACTCGATGCCGATGTTATCAAAACCTATGTTGAGCTTAATATGGGGGTTGGAATTGTCAATGATGTCGCTTACGATGCGGAGCGCGACTATCGTTTACAACAGATTAAAACCGATATTTTTGGGGTAAATACCACTTGGATTGCGGTGCGTAAAGGACATTTACTCCGTGGCTATGGCTATGAGTTCATCTCACTGTGCTCACCACAAACAGATATTAAAGCCTTGAAAAAAGTGGCTTATCCAGAAGAGTAA
- the carO gene encoding ornithine uptake porin CarO codes for MKALRVMLATGALTAIAGTAFAADEQVVRESVYAFPSYLAPVSVRAEVGTTGYGGAVTYRVNPYVGLTAGYDGGKISWSDVKIDGTKYDTKMRNKNAYLNAEVHPWGVSENTLARSLYVAAGVGYIDSKYDLKKSVSNSNDTIKIDGSNYYAPGGNGSVDGNLKYDNQLAPYLGVGINAPVYKNVGLFGEVGTYYTGNPDVDLKATGLQKVGGIEDGQVAADRDAHKLENKGRYEWMPVAKVGVSFKF; via the coding sequence ATGAAAGCTTTGCGTGTTATGTTAGCAACAGGTGCATTAACAGCAATTGCAGGTACTGCATTTGCAGCAGATGAGCAAGTGGTTAGGGAATCAGTTTATGCATTCCCTTCATATTTAGCTCCAGTTTCAGTTCGTGCTGAAGTAGGTACGACAGGCTACGGCGGCGCCGTAACTTATCGTGTTAACCCTTATGTGGGATTAACAGCGGGTTACGATGGCGGGAAAATTTCTTGGTCTGATGTAAAAATTGATGGCACGAAATATGACACTAAAATGCGTAATAAAAATGCATATTTGAATGCTGAGGTTCATCCATGGGGTGTTAGTGAAAATACACTGGCACGTTCGCTTTATGTAGCTGCTGGTGTGGGCTATATCGATAGTAAATATGACTTGAAAAAATCTGTATCTAATTCAAATGATACGATTAAAATTGATGGCTCAAACTATTATGCACCGGGTGGTAATGGTTCGGTCGATGGTAATTTAAAGTATGACAATCAACTTGCTCCATACTTAGGTGTTGGTATTAACGCACCTGTTTATAAGAATGTAGGCTTATTTGGTGAAGTTGGTACTTACTATACTGGTAACCCTGATGTTGATTTAAAAGCGACAGGTTTACAAAAAGTAGGTGGTATTGAAGATGGTCAAGTTGCTGCGGATCGTGATGCGCATAAGCTTGAGAATAAAGGCCGCTATGAGTGGATGCCAGTTGCAAAAGTGGGTGTGAGCTTCAAGTTCTAA
- the dapD gene encoding 2,3,4,5-tetrahydropyridine-2,6-dicarboxylate N-succinyltransferase: MSQLSTIIEQAFEDRANYSAADCPTEIRQAVEEALTGLDNGTLRVAEKIDGEWVVHQWLKKAVLLSFKLNDNTPIEACDLRFYDKVATKYSGWTEEQFKAAGVRVVPPAVARRGSFQAKNVVLMPSYVNIGAYVDEGTMVDTWATVGSCAQIGKNVHLSGGVGIGGVLEPLQANPTIIEDNCFIGARSEIVEGVIVEEGSVISMGVFIGQSTKIFDRETGEVHYGRVPAGSVVVAGSLPSKCGTYSLYAAIIVKKVDAKTRAKTSLNDLLRAD; this comes from the coding sequence ATGTCTCAGCTTTCTACAATCATTGAGCAAGCATTTGAAGACCGTGCCAACTATAGTGCAGCGGACTGCCCAACAGAAATCCGTCAAGCCGTAGAAGAAGCATTGACTGGTTTAGATAACGGTACCCTCCGTGTTGCAGAAAAAATTGATGGTGAATGGGTTGTTCATCAATGGTTAAAAAAAGCAGTTTTACTTTCATTTAAACTCAACGACAATACGCCGATTGAAGCGTGCGATCTTCGTTTCTATGACAAAGTAGCAACCAAATACTCAGGTTGGACAGAAGAACAGTTCAAAGCTGCTGGTGTGCGTGTTGTACCACCTGCAGTCGCACGCCGTGGTAGCTTCCAAGCAAAAAATGTAGTGTTGATGCCTTCATATGTCAACATTGGCGCGTATGTTGATGAAGGTACCATGGTTGACACATGGGCAACGGTCGGTTCATGTGCACAAATTGGTAAAAATGTTCACTTATCAGGCGGCGTTGGTATTGGTGGCGTATTAGAGCCATTGCAAGCAAACCCGACCATTATTGAAGATAACTGCTTCATTGGTGCACGTTCTGAAATCGTTGAAGGTGTGATTGTTGAAGAAGGTTCTGTGATTTCAATGGGCGTTTTCATTGGTCAATCAACCAAGATCTTCGATCGTGAAACTGGCGAAGTTCATTACGGTCGCGTACCAGCAGGTTCTGTGGTTGTTGCTGGTAGCCTTCCATCGAAATGCGGTACTTACAGCCTTTATGCTGCAATCATCGTCAAAAAAGTAGATGCGAAAACTCGCGCTAAAACCAGCTTGAACGATTTATTACGCGCTGACTAA
- the queE gene encoding 7-carboxy-7-deazaguanine synthase QueE, which translates to MASLRSSAIPVSDPAAGLRITEIFYSLQGEANTFGLPTVFIRLTGCPLRCSYCDTTYSFEGGERLSLEQIIETASQHKTPYICVTGGEPLAQPNCLILLQRLCDLGFDVSLETSGALDVSKVDRRVSKVLDLKTPTSKEDHRNLYSNLDYLTQHDQIKFVICNREDYEWSRQQLEQFQLQNKVSTVWFSPAFAVEKGAVALPALARDLAQWILEDHLPVRFQLQLHKLLWNDESGR; encoded by the coding sequence ATGGCTTCCTTACGTTCTTCGGCAATTCCTGTCTCTGATCCTGCGGCTGGTTTACGCATTACGGAGATCTTTTACTCTTTGCAAGGCGAAGCGAATACGTTTGGTCTACCGACTGTTTTTATTCGTTTAACAGGCTGTCCTTTACGTTGTAGTTATTGTGATACCACCTACTCTTTTGAAGGCGGTGAGCGTTTATCACTCGAACAGATTATCGAAACTGCTAGCCAGCATAAAACACCCTATATTTGTGTCACAGGGGGCGAGCCACTTGCTCAACCGAATTGCCTGATCTTATTACAGCGTCTGTGTGACCTCGGTTTCGACGTTTCCTTGGAAACCAGTGGTGCTTTAGATGTCTCTAAAGTTGATCGCCGTGTTTCTAAAGTACTGGATTTAAAAACACCGACCTCCAAAGAAGATCATCGAAATCTGTACAGCAATCTTGACTATTTAACCCAGCACGATCAGATCAAATTTGTGATCTGTAATCGTGAAGACTATGAATGGTCAAGACAACAACTTGAACAGTTTCAGTTGCAAAACAAAGTGAGTACGGTCTGGTTCTCCCCCGCTTTTGCAGTTGAAAAAGGTGCGGTCGCCCTGCCTGCATTGGCGCGCGATTTAGCACAGTGGATTTTAGAAGACCATCTCCCTGTTCGCTTCCAGCTCCAGTTGCATAAACTGTTATGGAATGATGAATCTGGTCGTTAA
- the queC gene encoding 7-cyano-7-deazaguanine synthase QueC, which produces MRSRAIVLLSGGLDSTTCLAWAQANYECIALSFMYGQRSTTELDAAKALAQHAGVEHRIINIDLGNLGGSALTDHNIEVPEQLQEGIPVTYVPARNTIFLSYALAAAEVFDAEAIVIGVNAVDYSGYPDCRPEFIDAFANLARLATKAGVEGKPLKIETPLLHLSKANIIRLGIEHGVDYSQTVSCYQADAQGRACGKCDSCRLRQQGFIEAGIADPTRYAE; this is translated from the coding sequence ATGCGTTCCCGTGCCATCGTATTATTGTCTGGCGGTTTAGATTCAACAACGTGTCTAGCTTGGGCACAAGCTAACTACGAATGCATTGCCTTGAGCTTTATGTATGGTCAACGTTCGACCACAGAACTTGATGCAGCCAAAGCACTGGCTCAACACGCAGGTGTAGAACACCGGATCATTAATATTGATTTGGGTAATCTAGGTGGTTCTGCACTTACAGATCATAACATTGAAGTCCCAGAACAATTACAAGAAGGCATTCCTGTAACTTATGTTCCAGCACGTAACACCATTTTCTTATCTTATGCGCTCGCGGCAGCTGAAGTATTTGACGCTGAAGCCATCGTCATTGGGGTCAATGCTGTTGATTATTCAGGGTATCCAGACTGCCGTCCAGAATTTATTGACGCTTTTGCCAATTTAGCTCGTCTTGCAACAAAAGCAGGTGTTGAAGGAAAACCTCTTAAAATTGAAACACCTTTGTTACATTTATCCAAAGCGAATATTATACGCTTAGGCATCGAACATGGCGTAGACTATAGTCAAACGGTATCCTGCTATCAGGCAGATGCTCAAGGACGTGCATGTGGCAAATGCGACAGTTGTCGTCTACGTCAACAAGGTTTTATCGAAGCAGGTATTGCAGATCCTACGCGATACGCTGAATAA
- a CDS encoding diphthine--ammonia ligase: protein MQDQWRTNADQRRSIVSFSGGKDSSLALYHTMQTGVAVGLIVMLEEQGQRSRSHAMPLDIIHAQANAVGLPVFMASSSWADYENKFIALLDQAKQQGAEVLVTGDLNMPEHGCWHDRVTQQVGLKLGMPLWLRPHKEVVEEFINLGFRSVIVTVNLKLGMKVEDLGRTLTLDYIQELENRGVDPCGEGGEFHTTVIDGPIFNKAIPVRHGDIVYHEEYAFLTLELENN from the coding sequence ATGCAAGACCAGTGGAGAACCAATGCTGATCAACGGCGGTCGATTGTGTCATTTAGTGGTGGCAAAGACAGCTCCCTAGCCCTCTACCATACGATGCAGACAGGCGTTGCTGTTGGTCTAATCGTGATGTTAGAAGAACAAGGTCAGCGCTCTCGTTCACATGCCATGCCACTCGATATCATTCATGCACAGGCAAATGCGGTTGGTTTACCGGTGTTTATGGCCTCTTCCAGTTGGGCAGACTATGAAAATAAATTTATTGCTCTACTCGATCAAGCCAAACAACAGGGTGCCGAAGTTCTGGTAACGGGTGATTTAAATATGCCTGAACATGGCTGTTGGCATGATCGTGTGACCCAACAGGTTGGACTTAAACTAGGCATGCCGCTGTGGTTACGTCCACATAAAGAAGTGGTAGAAGAGTTTATCAATCTTGGTTTCCGCAGTGTGATCGTCACCGTCAATCTTAAACTTGGGATGAAAGTCGAAGATCTGGGCAGAACCCTCACCTTAGACTACATCCAAGAACTAGAAAATCGAGGGGTTGATCCATGTGGTGAAGGTGGTGAATTCCATACAACAGTCATTGATGGACCAATTTTTAACAAAGCTATTCCTGTACGTCACGGCGATATTGTTTATCATGAGGAATATGCTTTTTTAACACTTGAGCTTGAAAACAATTAA
- a CDS encoding peroxiredoxin, whose product MSENIQLPNHSFPTTQGEVNLTELSSEWLILYFYPKDSTPGCTTQAVGFSCLKDQFDALNCQIIGVSRDSVKAHQNFTEKQALTIDLISDKEEVLCKHFDVIKEKNMYGKQVMGIERSTFIFHNKQLVKTYRKVKAAGHAEQVLEDLKALQKA is encoded by the coding sequence ATGTCTGAGAATATTCAATTACCGAATCACAGCTTCCCAACCACACAAGGTGAAGTCAATCTTACTGAACTAAGCAGCGAATGGTTGATTCTTTATTTCTATCCAAAAGACTCAACTCCAGGCTGTACCACACAGGCAGTCGGGTTTTCATGCTTAAAAGATCAATTCGATGCCTTAAATTGTCAAATCATTGGTGTGTCACGAGATTCCGTTAAAGCACATCAGAACTTTACTGAAAAACAAGCGCTCACGATTGATTTAATCAGCGATAAAGAAGAAGTACTCTGTAAACATTTCGATGTGATTAAAGAAAAAAATATGTATGGCAAACAAGTGATGGGCATCGAGCGCTCTACTTTTATTTTCCATAACAAGCAATTGGTCAAGACCTATCGTAAAGTTAAAGCTGCTGGTCATGCCGAACAAGTGCTTGAAGACTTAAAAGCATTACAAAAAGCATAA
- a CDS encoding CAP domain-containing protein: MNYSHVFWPFALVFFLVACNSNTPTTIQDQPPLVPQITITATEIRCQDLQNPAYQRMLLQAINEIRQHPQQCGEQYFPAVAPLKWNNQLYQTALSHAQEMAQHNFIGHVSITGQDFRTRLKHSQFSGRGGGENVARGQKNLHAVMATWLASPVHCHNLMHPKFTDYAIACTTDQSARQKNYWAQHFGVR; this comes from the coding sequence ATGAATTATTCCCATGTTTTTTGGCCATTCGCTTTGGTGTTTTTTTTAGTAGCATGTAATTCCAATACACCAACAACAATCCAAGATCAGCCACCTCTAGTGCCACAAATTACGATAACAGCGACTGAAATTCGCTGCCAAGATCTACAGAACCCAGCCTATCAGCGCATGCTGCTGCAAGCGATCAATGAAATTAGACAACATCCTCAGCAATGTGGAGAACAATATTTTCCAGCAGTTGCACCACTCAAATGGAATAATCAACTCTATCAAACTGCTTTGAGTCATGCTCAGGAAATGGCTCAACACAATTTTATAGGACATGTCAGCATCACAGGGCAAGATTTTAGAACCCGTTTGAAACATTCACAATTTAGCGGTCGAGGCGGTGGAGAAAATGTGGCACGCGGACAAAAAAACCTGCATGCTGTTATGGCAACCTGGTTAGCCAGCCCTGTCCATTGCCATAATTTAATGCATCCAAAATTTACAGATTACGCCATTGCTTGTACCACCGATCAATCCGCTCGGCAAAAAAACTATTGGGCGCAACACTTCGGCGTTCGTTAA
- a CDS encoding glyoxalase superfamily protein gives MQSGSITPIFRIFDLPLARSFYLDYLGFQQDWEHTFADNFPIYLQISKGDCIIHLSEHFGDASPHSAIRIYWQDLTQLHAEIAAKDYKFAKPQIEKTDWETLELIITDPFSNRLIFWEDA, from the coding sequence ATGCAATCAGGTTCAATTACCCCGATTTTTCGTATTTTTGATCTTCCACTTGCCCGATCATTTTATCTTGATTATTTAGGCTTCCAACAGGATTGGGAGCATACCTTTGCGGATAACTTCCCTATTTATCTACAAATTTCTAAAGGTGATTGTATTATTCATTTATCTGAGCATTTCGGTGATGCCAGCCCACACAGTGCAATTCGGATTTATTGGCAAGATCTGACACAGCTACATGCTGAAATTGCAGCAAAAGATTATAAGTTTGCCAAGCCACAAATTGAGAAAACGGATTGGGAAACTTTGGAACTCATTATCACCGATCCATTTTCCAATCGACTTATTTTTTGGGAAGATGCTTAA
- a CDS encoding nicotinate-nicotinamide nucleotide adenylyltransferase yields the protein MYTFDYLVFIGRFQPFHLAHMQTIEIALEKSKNVILALGSAQSERNIKNPFLATEREQMILSNFSEQDQKRIHFVHVVDVYNDEKWVKQVKDLVNGVIQPNAKVGLIGHFKDESSYYLRLFPEWQMLELDSLKNSISATPMREAYYRGEIQTEFFPAGTIRFLEEFQKSSAYQKLQQRFDQDDRSNIDES from the coding sequence ATGTACACATTTGACTATCTTGTTTTTATTGGACGTTTTCAGCCTTTTCATTTGGCACATATGCAAACCATTGAAATTGCATTAGAAAAAAGTAAAAACGTGATCTTGGCTTTGGGCTCGGCTCAATCTGAACGGAATATCAAAAATCCCTTTTTAGCCACTGAACGTGAACAGATGATTCTGTCGAACTTTTCTGAACAAGATCAAAAGCGGATTCATTTTGTCCATGTGGTCGATGTGTATAATGATGAGAAATGGGTTAAACAGGTCAAAGATTTGGTCAATGGCGTTATTCAGCCAAATGCAAAAGTTGGTTTAATCGGTCATTTCAAGGATGAATCTTCGTATTATTTACGTTTATTCCCTGAGTGGCAAATGCTGGAACTAGACAGTTTAAAGAACTCGATTTCAGCAACACCGATGCGTGAAGCCTATTATCGTGGCGAGATTCAAACTGAATTTTTCCCCGCAGGGACGATACGCTTCCTGGAAGAATTTCAAAAGTCATCGGCTTATCAAAAGTTGCAGCAACGTTTTGATCAAGATGATCGTTCCAATATCGATGAATCTTGA
- a CDS encoding enoyl-CoA hydratase-related protein → MTLSCIQQPHQHLQANLEDGVLTLAINRSEAKNALYGELYLWIAKALDEADANKDVRVVIFRGAEQDFTAGNDMKDFMGFIQKPHEGKAGDQPPFILLKAAARFSKPLIIAVKGVAIGIGVTILLHADLVFADNTALFQIPFVSLGLSPEGAASRLLVKQAGYQKAAELLFTAKKFDAATAVKANLVNDVVEDVYATAQKTAQHLAALPLASIKQTKALMKQDLTEIIQCVDDEAEIFMQRVRSPEMMEAVQAFMQKRKPDFSQFN, encoded by the coding sequence ATGACACTTAGCTGTATTCAACAACCTCATCAACATTTGCAAGCAAATTTAGAAGATGGCGTACTCACCTTAGCCATTAACCGTTCAGAAGCAAAAAATGCACTCTATGGCGAACTTTACCTTTGGATCGCAAAAGCTCTAGATGAAGCCGATGCAAACAAAGACGTTCGTGTGGTAATTTTCCGTGGTGCAGAACAAGACTTTACTGCGGGTAATGACATGAAAGACTTTATGGGTTTTATTCAAAAACCACATGAAGGCAAAGCGGGTGATCAGCCTCCTTTTATCTTATTAAAAGCGGCTGCTCGTTTTTCTAAGCCGTTGATTATTGCGGTTAAAGGTGTCGCAATCGGTATCGGCGTAACGATCTTATTACATGCTGATCTGGTTTTTGCAGACAATACTGCTCTGTTCCAAATTCCATTTGTCAGCCTTGGTCTATCTCCAGAAGGTGCTGCAAGTCGTTTATTGGTCAAACAAGCGGGCTATCAAAAAGCCGCTGAATTGCTCTTCACTGCGAAAAAATTTGATGCAGCAACTGCGGTTAAAGCCAATCTGGTGAATGATGTGGTTGAAGATGTTTATGCCACAGCGCAAAAAACAGCGCAACATTTAGCAGCATTACCATTGGCTTCGATCAAACAGACTAAAGCCCTAATGAAACAAGACTTGACTGAGATCATTCAGTGCGTGGATGATGAAGCTGAAATCTTTATGCAACGTGTACGCTCACCTGAAATGATGGAAGCAGTGCAAGCCTTTATGCAAAAACGTAAACCTGATTTTTCTCAGTTTAATTAA
- a CDS encoding glycerate kinase yields the protein MKVVIAPDSFKDSLCAQEIAQAIASGWQKVFPDAEIIQCPMADGGEGSIEAVLEVCSGQWREQLVQGPLGEPVLAKWGWLATEKIAIIEMAQASGIQLVKPAQRDACNSSSYGTGQLILAALDAGAKEIVLTVGGSASNDAGTGLLTALGATFLDAKHNPLAAGGIALQNLAKINLDQLDSRIRQTHFRLAADVTNPLCGPNGASHIFGPQKGASPQQVLELDQALSHFADVTAQLLGVDQRHEAGAGAAGGLGFAAKTFLKAEFRSGVEVIAELNQLATKIQGADWVITGEGKFDAQTLNGKTPFGVAKIAQAANVPVIVIAGTLGENYQALYPHGVTAAFSLTSGPTSLEEACQNAAELIHARTTDIARLIQSSTLKNS from the coding sequence ATGAAAGTTGTGATTGCCCCAGATTCTTTTAAGGACAGCCTATGTGCACAGGAGATTGCTCAAGCAATTGCTTCAGGCTGGCAAAAGGTGTTTCCTGATGCAGAAATCATTCAATGCCCCATGGCAGATGGTGGTGAGGGCTCTATAGAAGCGGTACTGGAAGTCTGTTCAGGGCAATGGCGTGAGCAGTTGGTACAGGGCCCACTCGGTGAACCTGTATTGGCAAAATGGGGCTGGTTAGCCACAGAAAAAATCGCCATTATTGAAATGGCACAAGCCAGTGGTATCCAACTGGTTAAACCCGCTCAACGTGACGCATGTAACAGCAGTAGCTATGGAACAGGACAGCTGATTCTGGCTGCCTTAGATGCAGGTGCAAAGGAAATTGTACTGACTGTCGGCGGCAGCGCAAGCAATGATGCTGGTACAGGTTTATTGACTGCATTAGGGGCAACATTTCTAGATGCAAAGCATAATCCCCTAGCCGCTGGCGGCATTGCACTGCAAAACTTAGCTAAAATCAATTTAGATCAGCTTGACTCGCGGATTCGACAGACCCATTTTCGATTAGCTGCCGATGTGACCAATCCTTTATGTGGACCAAATGGTGCTTCACATATTTTTGGGCCTCAAAAAGGCGCTTCACCTCAACAAGTGTTAGAGTTAGATCAAGCGCTCTCCCATTTTGCCGATGTCACGGCACAATTGCTTGGCGTCGATCAACGTCATGAAGCTGGTGCAGGAGCCGCAGGCGGACTTGGTTTTGCAGCTAAAACATTCTTAAAAGCCGAGTTTCGATCTGGAGTCGAAGTCATTGCTGAACTGAATCAACTTGCCACTAAAATCCAAGGTGCAGATTGGGTGATTACAGGCGAAGGCAAGTTTGATGCACAAACTCTAAATGGCAAAACTCCATTCGGTGTCGCCAAAATAGCACAAGCCGCCAATGTCCCCGTCATTGTAATAGCAGGAACACTTGGAGAGAATTACCAAGCACTTTACCCACATGGTGTTACTGCTGCCTTCTCTTTAACCTCAGGCCCAACCAGTCTAGAAGAAGCCTGTCAAAATGCGGCAGAGCTGATTCATGCACGGACGACAGATATCGCTCGGTTGATTCAAAGCAGTACGCTTAAAAATAGCTAG
- a CDS encoding KGW motif small protein, producing the protein MMKNTNYLRTVHTKDRDWFWFGLTVAIQMLFIVVSYLVINISL; encoded by the coding sequence ATGATGAAAAATACAAATTATTTAAGAACAGTGCATACCAAAGATCGAGACTGGTTTTGGTTTGGTCTAACGGTGGCGATTCAAATGTTATTTATTGTGGTGAGCTATTTGGTGATCAATATTTCGCTTTGA
- a CDS encoding IS3 family transposase (programmed frameshift), producing the protein MKKPNYTPEIRERAVQLLIESEKDYPSNWAAVSAIAPKIGCTPETLRVWYQKYLDQQNPAKVQQVSDQEKMKQMEREIKELKRANEILRKAAGFFRPGGARPPTQIMVDFIHNNKALYGVEAICRILPIAASTYYRALDFVDNPEHRAKRALHDLHHAEQIKRIWKESSGRYGVRKVWQKLKREGYVIARCTVARLMQKLGIQGVWRGKNKQTTRSRDDQKRADDLVKRNFSADRPDQLWVSDFTYIQTHSGWVYTAFIIDVFSRAIVGWKVSTRMNTDMVLDALEQALHDRGMPKNVIHHSDRGVQYLSIRYTNRLDAANLRASVGTTGDSYDNALAETVNGLYKTEVIEYLKADWQGLADVQLATLNWVDWFNKKRVHSALGYVSPFEFEAMYYDKINPLGQVA; encoded by the exons ATGAAAAAACCAAACTATACCCCCGAAATTAGAGAAAGAGCGGTTCAATTACTAATTGAATCTGAAAAAGATTATCCATCGAATTGGGCAGCAGTTTCCGCAATTGCTCCTAAAATTGGCTGTACTCCTGAAACACTTCGTGTTTGGTATCAAAAATACTTAGATCAACAAAATCCCGCCAAAGTACAACAGGTATCTGACCAAGAAAAAATGAAGCAAATGGAACGTGAAATTAAAGAATTAAAACGTGCCAATGAAATTCTACGTAAAGCAGCCG GCTTTTTTCGCCCAGGCGGAGCTCGACCGCCCACACAAATAATGGTGGATTTTATCCATAACAATAAGGCGTTATATGGTGTTGAAGCGATTTGTAGAATTTTACCGATTGCAGCTTCGACCTATTATCGGGCTTTAGATTTCGTTGATAACCCAGAACATCGAGCGAAACGTGCTCTGCATGATTTACATCATGCAGAGCAAATCAAACGTATTTGGAAAGAAAGTTCAGGTCGATATGGTGTACGTAAAGTTTGGCAAAAATTGAAACGTGAGGGTTATGTTATTGCACGTTGTACAGTTGCTCGATTGATGCAAAAGCTAGGTATACAAGGTGTTTGGCGTGGTAAGAATAAACAAACCACCCGTAGCCGAGATGATCAAAAACGAGCAGATGATTTAGTGAAACGGAATTTTAGTGCTGATCGACCTGACCAATTATGGGTCAGTGACTTTACGTATATTCAAACACATTCAGGCTGGGTCTATACCGCCTTTATTATTGATGTGTTCTCACGAGCAATTGTTGGATGGAAAGTATCTACACGGATGAATACAGATATGGTGCTCGATGCATTGGAGCAAGCATTGCACGATCGAGGCATGCCAAAGAATGTGATTCATCATTCCGATAGAGGTGTTCAATATCTTTCTATTCGCTATACCAATCGTTTAGATGCTGCAAATTTACGAGCATCAGTCGGTACGACAGGTGATTCATACGATAATGCTCTGGCTGAAACGGTGAATGGCTTATACAAAACAGAGGTGATTGAATATTTAAAAGCAGATTGGCAAGGTTTAGCAGATGTACAACTTGCGACACTAAACTGGGTAGATTGGTTCAATAAAAAGCGTGTACACAGTGCACTGGGTTATGTATCGCCTTTTGAGTTTGAAGCAATGTACTATGATAAGATTAACCCGTTAGGTCAGGTGGCCTAA